From Pigmentibacter ruber, a single genomic window includes:
- the serA gene encoding phosphoglycerate dehydrogenase — protein MEKAVKILITGKLHEVALDLLKNQPSELSVSSPLQIVYLPDAPREVILKEIIDTNVLISRSETDVDETLLTAGKELRIVARAAVGYGNINCDLATDLGILVVNTPGKNTNSAAELTFGLLLALIRKIPAAHISTSQGGWNRHHFTGTELGGKTIGIVGLGNVGHRVAKFALGFDMRVIAYDPYISDEVFRRNGAERKNTLEELLAECDVLSVHVPLNKETKGMITEVELKKMRKGAFVLNAARGGIITEKGLLNALNEGYIAGAGVDTFDNEPKPMAELIKHPNIIVTPHIGASTLEAQFRIGETIAVQVLKALRGEIVDYPVNLPHVSLLGSGDLRAISVLAEKSAHVAAQIFDFHPATLRLTVTGALKQEDLQILKLSTLKGFLAHASDEFVSYVNAERLLAKRGIKIELALKNNSLKNELLLEVFGSGANEKVSVGSVLYDGKIARLCSINDFLFEIEPDGDLIIMQNHDRPGVIGDVGSYLAKNNVNIAQFELSRNRRGGMAMSLIRVDGELQSATINGLRKLPNLISARLVSGL, from the coding sequence ATGGAAAAGGCAGTTAAAATTTTAATAACTGGAAAATTGCATGAGGTTGCATTAGATCTTCTAAAAAATCAGCCATCTGAACTTTCCGTCTCTTCTCCATTGCAAATTGTATACCTCCCAGACGCTCCAAGGGAGGTGATACTAAAAGAAATTATTGATACAAATGTTTTAATTAGCCGCTCTGAAACAGATGTCGATGAAACTTTATTAACTGCGGGTAAGGAATTACGAATTGTTGCACGCGCAGCTGTCGGTTATGGTAATATAAATTGTGATTTAGCAACAGATCTTGGTATTTTAGTTGTCAACACTCCAGGAAAAAATACCAATTCGGCTGCAGAACTTACCTTTGGCTTATTACTTGCACTTATTCGAAAAATTCCAGCAGCACACATTAGCACTAGCCAAGGCGGTTGGAATCGCCATCATTTTACAGGAACTGAATTGGGTGGAAAAACAATTGGTATTGTTGGCCTAGGTAATGTTGGACATAGAGTAGCTAAGTTTGCTTTAGGTTTTGATATGCGCGTTATTGCTTATGACCCCTATATTTCAGATGAGGTATTTCGCCGCAATGGTGCTGAACGCAAAAATACTTTAGAAGAACTTCTTGCTGAATGTGACGTTCTTTCTGTTCATGTTCCCTTAAATAAAGAAACAAAAGGCATGATCACTGAAGTAGAATTAAAGAAAATGCGCAAAGGTGCATTTGTTTTAAATGCTGCACGCGGTGGGATAATTACTGAAAAAGGATTATTAAATGCTCTTAATGAAGGCTATATTGCAGGTGCCGGAGTAGACACCTTTGATAATGAGCCAAAACCGATGGCCGAACTCATCAAACATCCTAATATAATTGTGACTCCCCATATTGGAGCTAGCACCCTAGAAGCCCAATTTCGTATTGGCGAAACCATAGCTGTGCAAGTTTTAAAAGCTTTGCGTGGTGAAATTGTTGATTATCCAGTAAATTTACCACATGTTTCTTTACTTGGCTCAGGCGATCTCCGTGCAATCTCGGTTTTAGCTGAAAAATCAGCGCATGTTGCTGCTCAAATATTCGATTTTCATCCAGCCACCTTGCGTTTGACTGTTACTGGAGCTTTAAAACAAGAAGATCTACAAATCCTAAAACTCTCTACATTAAAAGGCTTTTTAGCGCATGCGTCTGATGAGTTTGTTTCTTATGTAAATGCAGAACGTTTACTAGCAAAAAGAGGTATTAAAATAGAACTCGCTCTAAAAAATAATTCACTAAAAAATGAGTTGCTGCTTGAAGTTTTTGGCAGCGGAGCAAATGAAAAAGTATCTGTTGGTTCTGTTTTATATGATGGAAAAATAGCAAGGCTTTGCTCTATCAATGACTTTCTATTTGAAATTGAACCCGATGGTGACCTCATTATCATGCAAAATCATGATAGACCAGGAGTGATTGGTGATGTTGGTTCTTACTTAGCAAAAAACAATGTCAATATTGCACAATTTGAGTTATCCCGAAATCGTAGAGGTGGCATGGCAATGAGCTTAATTCGGGTTGATGGCGAATTGCAATCAGCCACTATCAATGGTTTGCGAAAACTGCCAAATTTAATTTCAGCGCGTTTGGTGAGTGGACTCTAG